A region of Salvelinus sp. IW2-2015 unplaced genomic scaffold, ASM291031v2 Un_scaffold4536, whole genome shotgun sequence DNA encodes the following proteins:
- the fbxl18 gene encoding LOW QUALITY PROTEIN: F-box/LRR-repeat protein 18 (The sequence of the model RefSeq protein was modified relative to this genomic sequence to represent the inferred CDS: inserted 5 bases in 4 codons; deleted 7 bases in 6 codons; substituted 3 bases at 3 genomic stop codons), whose amino-acid sequence MVSVLPSTPSDSLSPPGCIWTYSGCRRDLPCGLSGLLSSLLLRSLALSVGXGFDRPAELARPDSLSRLSELRQRCEPSYGVVPLLHRALPVTASAGHTDVTREGTVCLQLMMGXKSLPHYQQLEEFTARLAPGEVNQTLLLLYLAVCLLRVPERLRSFLVSVPGPNPAHWRAASSLAIASFSMGDLEALQLPRSWFGATSLGRVLFSNAPKALNFSRCPTLRQTVIQSLTGPRVRGLDAICGQPVIFSSVXATPSQLSRCSRARGGGGACCRAMSRLVMLPNLSPPNLLHTHYHHDNTHTPGLEANTHLWYQPGQTRTLRSLALPPAALCRRFTTPSLPPRPRSLGLLGAEPSRVGHQTYRPAPRSLPQGGHLWAGYLLAGCPXLEVLELTGPGFISALPRLEPCARVCXDQRTCVNASRGWSRGHATTALRGVPGLRRLTLRGCRGLKKXTGLVQVAQHCRDLRAIISGQPGGSLKTXTTAPPWAATQLRNCTHLTQLRLEQPYLVCNGAFWEALSCCSRLRRLCLISRNGTFHPAAVVTFMECCRDVMVCHMFLGGTLVACRALQKTLLDRFSVERPASVLSSTLCSQ is encoded by the exons ATGGTGTCGGTTCTACCATCGACGCCGTCTGATTCGCTGTCGCCTCCTGGTTGCATCTGGACCTATAGTGGTTGTCGGCGTGACCTCCCATGCGGTCTGTCcggcctcctctcctccctcctcctccgatCTCTCGCTTTGAGCGTGG GTGGCTTCGATCGCCCAGCTGAGTTGGCGAGGCCTGATTCGCTGTCTCGGCTGTCGGAGCTGAGACAGCGGTGTGAGCCCAGTTACGGCGTTGTGCCCTTGCTGCATCGCGCTCTTCCAGTTACAGCTTCAGCTGGACATACTGACGTCACCAG ggagggtACGGTATGTTTGCAGTTGATGATGGGTTAGAAGAGT CTCCCTCACTACCAACAGCTGGAGGAGTTTACTGCCCGA CTGGCGCCTGGAGAG GTGAACCAGActctactcctcctctacctcgCTGTGTGTTTA CTTCGTGTTCCGGAGCGTCTCCGCTCCTTCCTGGTTTCAGTTCCTGGTCCAAACCCCGCCCACTGG CGCGCTGCGTCCTCATTGGCCATAGCCTCGTTCAGCATGGGCGACCTGGAAGCCCTGCAGTTGCCTCGCTCCTGGTTTGGCGCCACGTCG CTAGGACGGGTCCTTTTTAGCAACGCTCCCAAAGCGCTGAACTTCTCCCGTTGCCCCACGTTACGACAA ACTGTCATCCAATCGCTGACTGGCCCCCGAGTGAGAGGACTCGACGCGATTTGTGGTCAGCCTGTAATCTTTAGCTCGGTATAGGCCACACCGTCCCAATTATCCAGGTGCAGTAGAGcgcggggaggaggaggagcttgtTGCCGAGCGATGAGCCGGCTGGTTATGCTGCCCAATCTGTCACCACCCAACCTGTTACACACGCACTATcaccacgacaacacacacacacctgggctgGAGGCCAACACACACCTGTGGTACCAGCCTGGCCAAACTCGCACACTCCGGTCCCTGGCGCTGCCGCCTGCCGCCCTGTGTCGACGGTTcaccacaccctccctccctccccgtcccCGTTCTCTT GGGCTGCTGGGAGCTGAACCGTCACGCGTTGGGCATCAGACCTACAGGCCAGCTCCGAGGTCTCTCCCCCAGGGAGGGCACCTCTGGGCTGGGTACCTGCTGGCCGGCTGCC GTCTGGAAGTTCTGGAGTTAACAGGCCCGGGCTTCATCTCCGCCCTGCCGCGTCTGGAGCCCTGCGCCAGGGTGT GTGATCAGAGGACGTGTGTGAACGCCAGCCGCGGTTGGAGTCGGGGACACGCTACTACGGCTCTGCGTGGGGTTCCGGGGCTGCGGAGGCTGACGCTGCGGGGTTGCCGGGGTCTGAAGAA GACCGGGCTGGTACAGGTGGCTCAACACTGCCGAGACCTACGGGCAATTATCTCTGGCCAACCTGGGGGGTCCTTAAAGACCTGAACTACAGCGCCGCCCTGGGCTGCGACACAGCTGAGGAACTGCACCCACCTCACCCAGCTACG gttGGAGCAGCCCTACCTGGTGTGTAACGGTGCATTCTGGGAGGCGTTGTCATGCTGCTCTCGTCTCCGCCGCCTCTGTCTCATCTCGCGGAACGGAACCTTCCACCCCGCTGCCGTGGTTACCTTCATGGAGTGTTGCCGTGACGTCATGGTGTGTCACATGTTCTTGGGCGGAACTCTGGTGGCGTGTCGCGCGCTACAGAAAACACTGCTAGATCG tTTCTCTGTGGAGCGTCCGGCCTCAGTGTTGTCATCTACCCTCTGCTCGCAATGA